The Elusimicrobiota bacterium genome includes a region encoding these proteins:
- a CDS encoding uracil-DNA glycosylase family protein produces the protein MRPPVVSGGPVASRVLLVGQAPGDKEPKLGRPFAWTAGKTLFKWFYAAAGLSEERFRSAVYMAAVCRCFPGKRPGGGDRVPSPEEIANCAAWLERELELLRPSLVIPVGKLAIARFLPEGKLSGLIGRRFRVRGFDVIPLPHPSGASPWHRMEPGRTLLRRALGLIAAHPAFRAIVNPRAHR, from the coding sequence ATGCGGCCGCCCGTGGTGAGCGGGGGTCCGGTGGCGAGCCGGGTCCTGCTCGTGGGCCAGGCTCCGGGCGACAAGGAGCCCAAGCTGGGGCGCCCCTTCGCGTGGACCGCGGGCAAGACCCTGTTCAAGTGGTTCTACGCGGCGGCGGGCCTCAGCGAGGAGCGGTTCCGCTCCGCCGTCTACATGGCGGCCGTGTGCCGCTGCTTCCCGGGCAAGAGACCGGGAGGCGGCGACCGGGTCCCCTCGCCCGAGGAGATCGCCAACTGCGCGGCCTGGCTCGAGCGCGAGCTTGAGCTCCTCAGGCCGTCGCTGGTCATCCCGGTGGGCAAGCTGGCCATCGCGAGGTTCCTGCCCGAGGGCAAGCTCAGCGGGCTGATCGGGCGCCGGTTCCGGGTCCGGGGCTTCGACGTCATCCCCCTGCCGCACCCTTCCGGCGCGTCCCCCTGGCACCGCATGGAGCCGGGGCGGACCCTGCTGCGCCGGGCGCTGGGCTTGATCGCCGCGCATCCGGCCTTCCGGGCTATTGTAAATCCGCGCGCACATCGTTAA
- a CDS encoding type II secretion system protein produces the protein MRPLSRLSRGFTLLELMFVVLIISVLCSIVFRKAKEGGTQGNLGAIRSAIQTYYADQASTFPSSLSALTAGGQYLGAFPPAVLVGYHQDSNSIREGSAASVINDAGGWAYDNDSSDADFGKLWVNCTHTDTKGSVWTAY, from the coding sequence ATGCGGCCCCTGTCGCGGCTGAGCCGAGGATTCACCCTCCTGGAGCTGATGTTCGTGGTGCTCATCATCAGCGTCCTGTGCTCAATCGTGTTCCGGAAGGCGAAAGAAGGGGGGACCCAGGGGAATCTGGGAGCGATACGCTCGGCGATCCAGACCTACTACGCGGACCAGGCCTCGACCTTCCCGAGTTCCCTGTCGGCCCTGACCGCGGGCGGCCAGTACCTGGGCGCCTTCCCGCCGGCCGTGCTGGTGGGCTACCACCAGGATTCCAACAGCATCCGGGAAGGGAGCGCGGCCTCCGTCATCAACGACGCGGGAGGCTGGGCCTACGACAACGACTCCAGTGACGCCGACTTCGGGAAACTCTGGGTCAACTGCACGCACACCGACACCAAGGGCTCCGTATGGACGGCCTATTGA
- a CDS encoding tetratricopeptide repeat protein yields the protein MALGRVRAAAALSRLACREAPGDPEAWLLMARLELGRRQPEAARLCLRRAEAAGAGRTDLLTAWGRWHEARRDWPAARESFARALALRPSDLAARQGLADLLRHEGMARQAEEGFTAMAQERPQDPARWSALGRFYHEQGRPHDAVASLQRSLRLGPDQPEVWDLLARDLRLSARPGAAEAVYRRLLRRWPGLFASRTGLYAAVADQGRSEAEPEDVQDYVLRQPDGIRDLFLLAARRGGLQRQQDLALAWVRQAVASEPWNPAGHMNLGRVLSAQVRPRYGEAEREVRLALALDPDDEPARMFLAQLLCWQRRWASAAQQYRWMLARRPEDASTLRALALAYDGMSQPGLAAETRRRAEAAAGGGVAAMTRENYLKIKTLLDRRGVALAAVQYPMRSVAPLRDMLAGAPEVTFVDNEDSFRQAVAREGYFALFVDNFGGDFGHCTRRGNELLASNIADAVLARLAAPPR from the coding sequence TTGGCGCTCGGCCGGGTGCGCGCGGCCGCGGCCTTGTCGCGGCTGGCCTGCCGGGAGGCGCCGGGAGACCCCGAGGCCTGGCTGCTGATGGCGAGACTGGAACTGGGCCGCCGGCAGCCCGAGGCGGCGCGCCTCTGCCTGCGCCGGGCCGAGGCCGCGGGCGCGGGCCGGACCGACCTGCTCACGGCCTGGGGCCGCTGGCATGAGGCGCGGCGGGACTGGCCGGCGGCCCGGGAGTCGTTCGCGCGGGCCTTGGCCCTGCGGCCGAGCGACCTGGCCGCGCGGCAGGGGCTGGCGGACCTGCTCCGGCATGAAGGCATGGCCCGGCAGGCTGAAGAGGGTTTTACGGCCATGGCCCAGGAGCGCCCCCAGGACCCGGCGCGCTGGTCCGCGCTGGGCAGGTTCTACCATGAGCAGGGACGCCCTCACGACGCCGTGGCGAGCCTGCAGCGGAGCCTGCGCCTGGGGCCGGATCAGCCGGAGGTCTGGGACCTCCTGGCCCGGGACTTGCGCCTCAGCGCGCGTCCGGGGGCCGCGGAGGCGGTCTACCGCCGCCTTCTGCGGCGCTGGCCGGGCCTCTTCGCGTCCCGCACAGGCCTCTACGCGGCCGTCGCCGACCAGGGCCGCAGCGAGGCCGAGCCGGAAGACGTGCAGGACTACGTGCTCCGCCAGCCGGACGGCATCCGCGACCTGTTCCTGCTGGCGGCGCGCCGCGGCGGGTTGCAGCGGCAGCAGGACCTGGCCTTGGCGTGGGTCCGGCAGGCCGTGGCGAGCGAGCCCTGGAACCCGGCGGGGCATATGAACCTGGGCCGGGTCCTTTCCGCGCAGGTCCGCCCGCGCTACGGCGAGGCGGAGCGGGAGGTCCGCCTCGCCCTGGCGCTCGATCCCGACGACGAGCCCGCGCGCATGTTCCTGGCGCAGTTGCTCTGCTGGCAGCGCCGTTGGGCTTCAGCCGCGCAGCAGTACCGCTGGATGCTGGCCCGCAGGCCGGAAGACGCCTCCACGCTCAGGGCGCTGGCGCTGGCTTACGATGGGATGTCCCAGCCCGGGCTCGCGGCCGAGACGCGCCGCCGGGCGGAGGCGGCCGCGGGAGGCGGCGTCGCGGCCATGACCCGCGAAAACTACCTGAAGATCAAGACTCTGCTGGACCGGCGGGGCGTGGCTCTGGCGGCCGTGCAATACCCGATGCGCAGCGTGGCGCCGCTCCGGGACATGCTGGCGGGCGCGCCGGAGGTCACATTCGTGGACAACGAGGACTCATTCCGACAAGCCGTGGCGCGGGAGGGCTACTTCGCGCTCTTCGTGGACAACTTCGGCGGAGACTTCGGCCACTGCACGCGGCGCGGCAACGAACTCCTGGCCTCCAACATCGCGGACGCGGTCCTGGCGCGCCTGGCCGCGCCTCCGCGCTGA
- a CDS encoding hydrogenase maturation nickel metallochaperone HypA — MHEQAIIQSVIDSIRQDLAARKLTGKVKSISLKIGALELHGEESFKQIFAVSAAGTQLEGAELVLTVLPARIKCACGHEGRADEGVDHHSDLPIAECPKCGAVCRVSGGRGVEGIDLEVAEQPARKPRRPAKKS; from the coding sequence ATGCACGAACAAGCCATAATCCAGAGCGTCATCGATTCCATCCGCCAGGACCTGGCCGCCCGGAAGCTGACGGGGAAGGTGAAGTCCATCTCCCTGAAGATCGGGGCCTTGGAGCTGCACGGCGAGGAGTCCTTCAAGCAGATCTTCGCGGTGTCGGCTGCGGGCACGCAATTGGAAGGCGCGGAACTGGTCCTCACCGTGCTCCCGGCCCGCATCAAGTGCGCGTGCGGCCATGAGGGCCGGGCGGACGAGGGCGTCGACCACCACTCCGATCTGCCCATCGCGGAATGTCCGAAGTGCGGCGCGGTCTGCCGCGTCAGCGGCGGGCGCGGCGTGGAAGGAATAGACTTGGAGGTCGCAGAGCAGCCGGCCCGGAAGCCCCGCCGGCCGGCCAAGAAGTCCTGA
- a CDS encoding hydrogenase maturation protease, with translation MGNDILGDDAVGFHAARSLRSEPFEGVDVVETGEAGLALLDHLEGYDRALILDAIATGKCRPGTVLSWGRKDFKDIVSPSPHFSGLPELIQLAERVGMHFPKDMRVLAMEVEDPTVFRESLTPGAAQALPALVSEARRVLAEWGHAQPAAMLTGGPRTRR, from the coding sequence CTGGGCAACGACATCCTGGGCGACGACGCCGTGGGCTTCCACGCGGCGCGCAGCCTCCGTTCGGAGCCCTTCGAGGGCGTAGACGTCGTGGAGACGGGCGAGGCCGGCCTGGCCCTGCTCGACCACCTGGAAGGCTACGACCGGGCCCTCATCCTCGACGCCATCGCCACGGGCAAGTGCCGTCCGGGCACGGTCTTGTCGTGGGGGCGCAAGGACTTCAAGGACATCGTCTCGCCTTCGCCGCATTTCTCCGGCCTGCCCGAGCTGATCCAGCTGGCGGAGCGGGTGGGCATGCATTTCCCGAAGGACATGCGCGTGCTGGCCATGGAAGTCGAGGACCCGACCGTATTCCGCGAGTCTTTGACGCCCGGGGCGGCGCAGGCCCTTCCGGCGCTGGTCTCCGAGGCCAGGCGGGTCCTGGCCGAGTGGGGGCACGCTCAGCCCGCGGCCATGCTCACCGGCGGCCCGCGAACTCGTAGGTGA
- a CDS encoding Ni/Fe hydrogenase subunit alpha, with translation MKQRHVAIDPITRLEGHGKIDIFLNDKGDVDHAYLQIPELRGFEVFSLGRPSEDMPQITSRICGVCPTAHHMAATKALDDLYQVECHPVGRKIRELVYNTFMLEDHALHVYILGGPDFIVGPDAPKELRNVIGVIGKVGLDVGKKVISMRRRLRGIINYAGGKVIHPVLGLPGGVAKGISPDQIAEFKQIAAEGLEFAKFTLQVFKDIVLKNEAYVKLITSDAFTHKTYYMGLVDKDNKVNFYDGDVRVVTPEGKEYAKFPIRDYLQHINEHVEPWTYIKFPFLKNVGWKGFTEGGRSGVYAVAPMARLNAADGMATPEAQKAYEEYFKVLGGKPVHHTLANHYARVIEMIQAAETIVALVNDPQITSKDFRTLPTKTPKIGVGVVEAPRGTLIHHYETDERGLMRKTNLIVATIGNSARIAMSVDKAAKGLIKGGNVSDGLLNQVEMAFRAYDPCFGCATHTLPGEMPLIVTLRDLKGGVIKEIRR, from the coding sequence ATGAAGCAGCGGCACGTCGCCATCGACCCCATCACCCGCCTCGAGGGGCACGGCAAGATCGACATCTTCCTAAACGACAAGGGCGACGTGGACCACGCCTACCTGCAGATCCCTGAGCTGCGCGGCTTCGAGGTGTTCAGCCTGGGCCGGCCCTCGGAGGACATGCCCCAGATCACCTCGCGCATCTGCGGGGTCTGCCCCACGGCGCACCACATGGCCGCGACCAAGGCCCTCGACGACCTCTACCAGGTCGAGTGCCACCCGGTCGGCCGCAAGATCCGCGAGCTGGTCTACAACACCTTCATGCTGGAAGACCACGCTTTGCACGTGTACATCCTGGGCGGGCCGGACTTCATCGTAGGTCCCGACGCTCCCAAGGAGCTGCGCAACGTCATCGGCGTGATCGGCAAGGTGGGCCTGGACGTGGGCAAGAAGGTCATCTCCATGCGCCGGCGCCTGCGCGGGATCATCAATTACGCGGGCGGCAAGGTCATCCACCCGGTGCTGGGCCTTCCCGGCGGCGTGGCCAAGGGCATCTCCCCGGACCAGATCGCGGAGTTCAAGCAGATCGCGGCCGAGGGCCTGGAGTTCGCCAAGTTCACCTTGCAGGTGTTCAAGGACATCGTGCTCAAGAACGAGGCCTACGTGAAGCTCATCACCTCGGACGCCTTCACCCACAAGACCTACTACATGGGCCTGGTGGACAAGGACAACAAGGTGAACTTCTACGACGGGGACGTCCGGGTCGTCACCCCGGAGGGCAAGGAGTACGCCAAGTTCCCAATCCGGGATTACCTGCAGCACATCAACGAGCATGTGGAGCCCTGGACCTACATCAAGTTCCCGTTCCTCAAGAACGTGGGCTGGAAGGGCTTCACGGAGGGGGGGCGCTCCGGAGTCTACGCCGTGGCGCCCATGGCGCGCCTCAACGCCGCCGACGGCATGGCCACCCCCGAGGCGCAGAAGGCCTACGAGGAGTACTTCAAGGTGCTGGGCGGCAAGCCGGTCCACCACACCTTGGCCAACCACTACGCGCGCGTCATCGAGATGATCCAGGCCGCGGAGACCATCGTCGCTCTGGTCAACGACCCGCAGATCACCTCCAAGGACTTCCGCACCTTGCCCACCAAGACCCCGAAGATCGGGGTCGGGGTCGTGGAAGCTCCGCGCGGCACGCTGATCCACCACTACGAGACCGACGAGCGGGGCCTCATGCGCAAGACCAACCTCATCGTGGCCACCATCGGCAATTCCGCGCGCATCGCCATGAGCGTGGACAAGGCGGCCAAGGGGCTCATCAAGGGCGGCAACGTGTCCGACGGGCTGCTCAACCAGGTGGAGATGGCCTTCCGGGCCTACGACCCGTGCTTCGGCTGCGCCACGCACACCTTGCCGGGCGAGATGCCCTTGATCGTCACCTTGAGGGACCTCAAGGGCGGAGTCATCAAGGAGATCCGCCGTTAA
- a CDS encoding oxidoreductase produces the protein MPDKPKVAFYWCASCGGCEEAVVDLAEDILKVVEAVDIVLWPVAMDFKKADVEARPDKSIAVAFINGAIRTSEQEEWVRMLRRKAQMVVSFGACANSGGIPALANQFKKEEILKYVYEDCPGVDNPSKTRPQLETVDQGRTVTLPEFRNMVRSLDEVIEVDYYLPGCPPTPKLISAAVGAILAGKLPPKGTVLSPDNSLCEECKRKDSKPADLALAEFKRPHQVHIDPEKCLLAQGLVCMGPATRAGCEARCPEGNMPCTGCFGPSSRVRDQGAKFISSVFSNIAPKEEKDIDAVLDGIPDPIGTFYRYGLSKCILRRKLN, from the coding sequence ATGCCCGATAAACCCAAAGTCGCTTTCTACTGGTGCGCGTCCTGCGGCGGCTGCGAAGAGGCCGTGGTGGACCTGGCCGAGGACATCCTCAAGGTCGTGGAAGCCGTGGACATCGTCCTTTGGCCCGTGGCCATGGACTTTAAGAAGGCGGACGTGGAAGCCCGGCCGGACAAGTCCATCGCCGTGGCCTTCATCAACGGCGCCATCCGCACCTCCGAGCAGGAGGAGTGGGTCCGCATGCTGCGCCGCAAGGCGCAGATGGTGGTCTCCTTCGGAGCCTGCGCCAACTCGGGCGGCATCCCGGCTCTGGCCAACCAGTTCAAGAAGGAGGAGATCCTCAAGTATGTGTATGAGGACTGTCCCGGGGTGGACAACCCGTCCAAGACCCGGCCCCAGCTGGAGACCGTGGACCAGGGCCGCACCGTGACTTTGCCCGAGTTCCGCAACATGGTGAGGTCCCTGGACGAGGTCATCGAGGTGGATTACTACCTGCCCGGCTGCCCGCCCACCCCCAAGCTCATCAGCGCCGCGGTCGGCGCCATCCTCGCCGGCAAGCTGCCGCCCAAGGGGACCGTGCTCTCGCCCGACAACTCCCTCTGCGAGGAGTGCAAGCGCAAGGATTCCAAGCCGGCCGACCTGGCCCTGGCCGAGTTCAAGCGGCCGCACCAGGTGCACATCGACCCGGAGAAGTGCCTGCTCGCGCAGGGCCTGGTCTGCATGGGCCCGGCCACGCGCGCGGGCTGCGAGGCCCGCTGCCCGGAGGGCAACATGCCCTGCACCGGCTGCTTCGGGCCGTCCTCGCGGGTGCGCGACCAGGGGGCCAAGTTCATCTCTTCGGTCTTCTCCAACATCGCGCCCAAGGAAGAGAAGGACATCGATGCGGTCCTCGACGGAATACCGGACCCCATCGGGACCTTCTACCGCTACGGGCTTTCCAAGTGCATCCTGCGCCGCAAACTGAACTAG
- a CDS encoding hydrogenase iron-sulfur subunit: MSKHVEPAAPAQPGQFEPRIVAFFCNWCTYTAADLAGVSRLKYAPNVRVIRVMCSGRVDPQFVLEAFAKGADGVLLGGCHPGDCHYAEGNYKTLRRMRMLERMLRDMGIKDGRFRLEWISGAEGDKVRTTVNDMTAKVRALGPLDLPGKFAEWDKEIEELEARVGSESAPEVAHAR; the protein is encoded by the coding sequence ATGAGCAAGCATGTTGAGCCTGCCGCACCGGCCCAGCCGGGGCAGTTCGAACCCCGCATCGTGGCCTTCTTCTGCAACTGGTGCACCTACACCGCGGCGGACCTGGCCGGCGTCTCGCGCCTCAAGTACGCCCCCAACGTGCGCGTCATCCGGGTGATGTGCTCCGGCCGCGTGGACCCGCAGTTCGTTCTGGAGGCCTTCGCCAAGGGCGCCGACGGGGTGCTTTTGGGCGGCTGCCACCCCGGCGACTGCCACTACGCGGAGGGCAACTACAAGACCCTGCGCCGCATGCGCATGCTCGAGCGCATGCTCCGGGACATGGGCATCAAGGACGGCCGCTTCCGCCTGGAGTGGATCTCCGGCGCTGAGGGCGACAAGGTCAGGACCACGGTCAACGACATGACCGCCAAGGTCCGGGCCCTGGGCCCGCTGGACCTGCCCGGCAAGTTCGCGGAGTGGGACAAGGAGATCGAAGAATTGGAGGCGCGCGTCGGCTCTGAGAGCGCGCCGGAGGTGGCCCATGCCCGATAA
- a CDS encoding CoB--CoM heterodisulfide reductase iron-sulfur subunit A family protein: MADNNGNKPHSNGLPRIGFYICHCGSNIAGVIDVAEVAKYAAGLPGVAVSRDYKYMCSDPGQEMIAADIREHKLERLVVAACSPNLHEETFRKAAAKGGLNSFYFQMVNIREHAAWVHEDKKAATQKAKDLARAAIYRVRFHQSLEKKQVPVDPNVLVVGGGIAGIHAALTLANAGKKVTLVERESTIGGHMAAFDKTFPTLDCAACILTPKMSAVKSHPNITLWTYSEVAKVEGYVGNYKVTVKRKPRYVKEDLCVGCMECIEACVFKEPKFADKFNQGLGKRKPVYIDFPQATPKVVMIDPETCIQFKTGKCKKTCAAACDRDAIDFAQKEEMKELKVGAIVLATGFKTFDSKKAPQYGYGKYPGVYTALEIERLVNASGPTSGEVVGRDGKHPKAVGIIHCVGSRDEKTNKWCSRVCCMYSLKLAHLIKEHSGAEVYNFYIDMRAPGKAYEEFYDKLLSEGVHFIRGRVAEVTDWAMTPEEEGRLVLRVEDTLAGFVRRVPVDMVVLATGLEPQPDAQAVRRIFNIGCGSEGFFQERHPKLAPVNTFTDGVFIAGACQAPKDIPDTVAQAGAAAAEALVLIDAGHVELEPNTSHVVEEECSGCKTCVPLCPYTAITFNEEKKKAEINEVLCKGCGVCAAACPSGSIRQNLFEDDEIFSEIEGVLAK, translated from the coding sequence ATGGCCGACAACAACGGGAACAAGCCGCACAGCAACGGGCTGCCGCGCATCGGCTTCTACATCTGCCACTGCGGGTCCAACATCGCGGGCGTCATCGACGTGGCCGAGGTGGCCAAGTACGCGGCGGGCCTGCCCGGCGTGGCCGTCTCGCGCGACTACAAGTACATGTGCTCGGACCCGGGCCAGGAGATGATCGCGGCGGACATCCGCGAGCACAAGCTCGAGCGCCTGGTGGTGGCGGCCTGCTCGCCCAACCTGCACGAGGAGACCTTCCGGAAAGCGGCGGCCAAAGGGGGGCTTAACAGCTTCTACTTCCAGATGGTCAACATCCGCGAGCACGCCGCTTGGGTGCACGAGGACAAGAAGGCCGCGACGCAGAAAGCCAAGGACCTGGCCCGCGCCGCCATCTACCGGGTGCGCTTCCACCAGTCCTTGGAGAAGAAGCAGGTCCCGGTGGACCCCAACGTGCTGGTCGTGGGCGGCGGCATCGCGGGCATCCACGCGGCCCTGACCTTGGCCAACGCGGGCAAGAAGGTGACCCTGGTGGAGCGCGAGTCCACCATCGGCGGCCACATGGCCGCCTTCGACAAGACCTTCCCGACCTTGGACTGCGCGGCCTGCATCCTCACGCCCAAGATGTCCGCGGTCAAATCGCATCCGAACATCACCCTCTGGACCTACTCCGAGGTGGCCAAAGTGGAAGGCTACGTGGGCAACTACAAGGTCACGGTCAAGCGCAAGCCGCGCTACGTCAAGGAAGACCTCTGCGTGGGCTGCATGGAGTGCATCGAGGCCTGCGTCTTCAAAGAACCGAAGTTCGCGGACAAGTTCAACCAGGGCCTGGGCAAGCGCAAGCCCGTGTACATCGACTTCCCGCAGGCCACCCCCAAGGTCGTGATGATCGACCCGGAGACCTGCATCCAGTTCAAGACCGGCAAGTGCAAGAAGACCTGCGCCGCGGCCTGCGACCGCGACGCCATCGACTTCGCCCAGAAGGAGGAGATGAAGGAGCTCAAGGTCGGCGCCATCGTGCTGGCCACGGGCTTCAAGACCTTCGACTCCAAGAAGGCGCCGCAGTACGGCTACGGCAAGTACCCGGGCGTGTACACGGCTTTGGAGATCGAGCGGCTGGTCAACGCCTCCGGGCCGACCTCCGGCGAGGTGGTGGGGCGAGACGGCAAGCATCCCAAGGCCGTGGGCATCATCCACTGCGTGGGCTCCCGCGACGAGAAGACCAACAAATGGTGCTCGCGCGTGTGCTGCATGTACTCGCTCAAGCTCGCGCACCTCATCAAGGAGCACTCCGGCGCCGAGGTGTACAACTTCTACATCGACATGCGCGCGCCCGGCAAGGCCTACGAGGAGTTCTACGACAAGCTCCTCTCCGAGGGTGTGCACTTCATCCGCGGACGAGTGGCCGAGGTCACGGACTGGGCCATGACGCCGGAGGAGGAGGGCAGGCTGGTCCTCAGGGTGGAAGATACCTTGGCCGGCTTTGTGCGCCGCGTGCCGGTGGACATGGTGGTCCTTGCCACGGGCCTGGAGCCCCAGCCCGACGCCCAGGCGGTGCGCCGCATCTTCAACATCGGCTGCGGCAGCGAGGGCTTCTTCCAGGAGCGCCATCCCAAGCTGGCTCCGGTCAACACCTTCACGGACGGCGTGTTCATCGCGGGCGCCTGCCAGGCGCCCAAGGACATCCCGGATACCGTGGCCCAGGCGGGCGCGGCGGCCGCGGAGGCTTTGGTCCTCATCGACGCGGGCCACGTGGAGCTCGAGCCCAACACCTCGCACGTGGTGGAGGAGGAGTGCAGCGGCTGCAAGACCTGCGTGCCGCTCTGCCCCTACACCGCGATCACCTTCAACGAAGAGAAGAAGAAGGCCGAGATCAACGAGGTGCTCTGCAAGGGCTGCGGGGTCTGCGCCGCGGCCTGCCCGTCCGGCTCCATCCGGCAGAACCTGTTCGAGGACGACGAGATCTTCAGCGAGATCGAGGGGGTATTGGCGAAATGA
- a CDS encoding CoB--CoM heterodisulfide reductase iron-sulfur subunit B family protein, producing MKYLYFPGCSLKGTGKAYEESLLAVFKALGVELKEIEDWNCCGATAYMSVDEAKSYALAGRNLAIAEREELDVIAPCSACYLGLNKAQKSLEDHPQIRAKVDKALAAAGLEYHGKVKVRHPLDVLINDVGLDAIAKRIKSPLKGHKFAPYYGCQIVRPFASFDDQHEPVFMDRLIKAAGAECVTYPLKTRCCGGSLTGTVPEVGLRLAYIIIKEAKKRGAEAIVTVCPLCQFNLDGYQDQIARKFEAVDMPVVYFTQILGLALGLSADELGLKRSIISADAVLAGR from the coding sequence ATGAAATATCTCTATTTCCCCGGCTGTTCCCTCAAGGGGACCGGCAAGGCCTACGAGGAATCCCTCCTGGCCGTGTTCAAGGCCCTGGGCGTCGAGCTCAAGGAGATCGAGGACTGGAACTGCTGCGGCGCCACGGCCTACATGTCCGTCGACGAGGCCAAGTCCTACGCGTTGGCCGGCCGCAACCTGGCCATCGCGGAGCGCGAGGAGCTCGACGTCATCGCGCCCTGCAGCGCCTGCTACCTGGGCCTCAACAAGGCCCAGAAGAGCCTCGAGGACCATCCGCAGATCCGGGCCAAGGTGGACAAGGCCCTGGCCGCCGCCGGCTTGGAATACCACGGCAAGGTCAAGGTCCGCCATCCCCTCGACGTGCTGATCAACGACGTGGGCTTGGACGCCATCGCCAAGCGGATCAAGAGCCCGCTCAAGGGCCACAAGTTCGCGCCCTACTACGGCTGCCAGATCGTGCGGCCCTTCGCGAGCTTCGACGACCAGCACGAGCCGGTCTTCATGGACAGGCTCATCAAGGCCGCGGGCGCGGAGTGCGTGACCTATCCCCTCAAGACCCGTTGCTGCGGCGGCAGCCTCACGGGCACCGTGCCCGAGGTCGGCCTGCGCCTGGCCTACATCATCATCAAGGAAGCCAAGAAGCGCGGGGCCGAGGCCATCGTCACGGTCTGCCCGCTCTGCCAGTTCAATCTCGACGGCTATCAGGACCAGATCGCCCGCAAGTTCGAGGCGGTGGACATGCCCGTCGTGTATTTCACCCAGATCCTCGGCCTGGCGCTGGGCCTGAGCGCCGACGAGCTGGGCCTCAAGCGCAGCATCATCTCCGCCGACGCCGTACTAGCCGGGAGGTAA
- a CDS encoding 4Fe-4S dicluster domain-containing protein translates to MTQTMKYEADRDADFARWATSQTGGENLRHCIQCGVCSATCPLSLYMDYTPRRLINLAREGFKKEVLSSFTIWLCASCYACRVECPKQIQVTDIMYALKRRAIQEGVYPSRFPIPVLAKEFGRMIFMWGRVNETLLVIDLFLRTNWFKFLSMTGLGLNLMRTGRMSFLPEHIQRKEELRKILDSLDAQDKQEKKEVAR, encoded by the coding sequence ATGACTCAGACGATGAAGTACGAGGCGGATCGCGACGCCGACTTCGCCCGCTGGGCGACCAGCCAGACCGGCGGCGAGAACCTGCGCCACTGCATCCAGTGCGGGGTCTGCAGCGCCACCTGCCCCCTGTCCTTGTACATGGACTACACCCCGCGTAGGCTCATCAATCTGGCTCGCGAGGGCTTCAAGAAGGAGGTCCTGAGCTCCTTCACCATCTGGCTGTGCGCCAGCTGCTACGCCTGCCGGGTGGAATGCCCCAAGCAGATCCAGGTCACGGACATCATGTACGCGCTGAAGCGCCGGGCCATCCAGGAGGGCGTCTATCCCTCGCGCTTCCCCATCCCGGTCCTGGCCAAGGAGTTCGGCCGCATGATCTTCATGTGGGGCCGCGTCAACGAGACCTTGCTGGTCATCGACCTGTTCCTGCGCACCAACTGGTTCAAGTTCCTGAGCATGACCGGCCTGGGCTTGAACCTCATGCGCACGGGCCGCATGTCCTTTTTGCCCGAGCACATCCAGCGCAAGGAAGAGTTGCGCAAGATCCTCGACAGCCTCGACGCCCAAGACAAGCAGGAAAAGAAGGAGGTCGCCAGATGA